In Candidatus Dependentiae bacterium, the following are encoded in one genomic region:
- a CDS encoding aquaporin has translation MKRYLMEFIGTFFLLLAIASGNAIAIGAMLAALVYVGWHVSGAHYNPAVTTAVCVNSKMTTEDYLYYICAQVCGALAGISFWFFTTGQKWAVEASEAPIWMVLCFEAVLTFLLCAAVLAAADLFKKKNIGEYGVIIGAAIMAISFLRGVVNPAIVISSILFTMIMGGCGGITTIIPFIGYIVGPFIGGWLAARAHKHLI, from the coding sequence ATGAAGCGTTACCTAATGGAGTTCATAGGAACTTTCTTTTTATTACTTGCAATTGCAAGTGGTAATGCCATTGCAATTGGTGCAATGCTTGCAGCCCTCGTGTATGTGGGTTGGCACGTATCTGGAGCTCACTATAATCCAGCAGTAACAACTGCTGTGTGTGTGAACTCAAAAATGACAACTGAAGATTACCTGTACTATATTTGTGCGCAGGTATGTGGTGCGCTTGCAGGTATTTCTTTCTGGTTTTTTACTACTGGCCAAAAGTGGGCAGTTGAAGCATCGGAAGCTCCAATATGGATGGTACTTTGCTTTGAGGCTGTGTTAACATTCTTGTTGTGTGCTGCTGTACTTGCAGCTGCAGATTTATTTAAGAAAAAAAATATCGGTGAATATGGTGTGATTATCGGTGCTGCAATTATGGCAATTTCGTTTTTACGTGGTGTGGTTAACCCTGCTATTGTAATCAGTTCTATACTTTTTACTATGATTATGGGTGGTTGTGGTGGAATAACTACAATTATACCATTTATAGGTTATATTGTTGGTCCATTTATTGGTGGATGGCTTGCAGCTCGTGCGCACAAGCACTTAATTTAG